In the genome of Bacteroidia bacterium, one region contains:
- a CDS encoding PKD domain-containing protein, with protein MKKLLLPFLAALAPWMAMAQNTNFCGSSEANRKAILAHPETEASRLELDKLSKEHAHHKNAAVWDSVSPRIIPIVFHIVHNYSLDGGDENISDEQVVDQVRILNEDFMKLNSDTTVVIPEFRPLIGKANIQFRLATKDALGNCTNGIEHTYSFLTNVGNDAAKLNPWPRDRYLNVWVVRSMMDGVAGYAYYPSTTNTAGVFSSKDGVIILSDYIGSIGTGGPGRDRALTHEIGHWLNLKHPWGDNNNPGIECGDDDVDDTPDTKGWNFCPQASSAAICNDTIVENYQNFMDYSYCSFMFSKGQCDRMNIALSSSVSGRSNLWSDANMDATGIADPYVYPPACSPFADFYSERSFACVGESIKFHDVSQRAEVVSREWSVPGATPSTSTEANPTFVFNAPGLYNATLTVTNENGSTSKTWNQIIDVRGDWSEHYAPFSESFTAFEDIYYWSMPDKFNNEHKWNFSYLGGYGEPKGAVYFNNWESQEGDYDELISPAFDLSYTTSIKLKFKYSFGNLASDYSETLKIYATSNCGKSWAQIKSFSGSDLANAGVYSSAYYANDDRFWTEEVVNVTSSFKKPNVRFK; from the coding sequence ATGAAAAAACTTCTCCTCCCTTTTTTAGCTGCACTTGCACCTTGGATGGCAATGGCACAAAACACTAATTTTTGTGGTTCATCCGAAGCCAACAGAAAAGCAATTTTGGCTCATCCTGAAACGGAAGCTTCCAGATTGGAATTGGATAAACTTTCTAAAGAGCATGCACATCACAAAAATGCTGCAGTTTGGGATTCAGTATCACCAAGGATTATTCCGATTGTTTTTCATATCGTTCACAATTATTCATTAGATGGAGGTGATGAGAACATTTCAGACGAGCAAGTAGTTGACCAAGTTCGCATTTTAAATGAGGACTTTATGAAATTGAATTCGGATACTACCGTTGTGATTCCGGAATTCAGACCACTTATTGGGAAAGCTAATATTCAATTTCGCTTGGCTACCAAAGATGCCTTAGGGAATTGCACCAATGGTATTGAACATACCTATTCTTTCTTAACCAATGTAGGTAACGATGCTGCCAAATTAAATCCTTGGCCACGTGACAGGTATTTAAATGTGTGGGTTGTAAGATCCATGATGGATGGTGTTGCAGGTTATGCTTATTATCCTTCCACCACCAACACTGCAGGAGTATTTTCCAGCAAAGACGGGGTAATTATCCTTTCAGATTATATTGGTAGTATTGGAACCGGCGGTCCGGGTCGCGACCGTGCACTTACCCATGAAATTGGACACTGGTTAAACCTAAAACACCCTTGGGGAGACAATAACAATCCCGGCATTGAATGTGGCGATGATGATGTTGATGACACTCCTGACACCAAAGGATGGAATTTTTGTCCACAAGCTTCCAGTGCCGCAATTTGCAATGATACCATTGTAGAAAACTATCAAAACTTTATGGATTATTCCTATTGCTCCTTTATGTTTTCAAAAGGACAATGCGATCGTATGAATATTGCCTTAAGTTCTTCCGTTTCCGGTCGTTCCAACTTATGGTCCGATGCCAATATGGATGCAACCGGTATTGCTGATCCTTATGTTTACCCTCCGGCTTGTTCACCCTTTGCAGACTTTTACTCTGAACGTAGCTTTGCCTGCGTTGGAGAGTCCATTAAATTCCACGATGTTTCTCAACGCGCTGAAGTGGTTTCTCGCGAATGGAGCGTTCCGGGTGCTACTCCTTCAACCTCTACCGAAGCCAACCCAACTTTTGTATTCAACGCTCCTGGTTTATACAATGCAACCCTAACTGTAACCAACGAAAACGGTTCAACTTCCAAAACCTGGAATCAAATCATTGATGTTCGTGGCGATTGGTCTGAGCACTATGCCCCATTCTCTGAAAGCTTTACCGCTTTTGAAGATATTTACTACTGGTCAATGCCAGACAAATTCAACAACGAACACAAATGGAACTTCTCTTACCTAGGTGGTTACGGAGAACCTAAAGGTGCTGTATATTTCAACAATTGGGAAAGTCAAGAAGGTGATTACGATGAACTAATTTCACCTGCATTTGACCTTTCCTACACTACCAGCATTAAATTGAAATTTAAATATTCATTCGGCAACCTAGCTTCTGACTATTCAGAAACCTTGAAAATTTACGCAACTTCCAACTGCGGTAAATCTTGGGCTCAAATTAAATCCTTTTCAGGATCTGACTT
- a CDS encoding GtrA family protein translates to MPEQAFIERFLRFCIIGFIGFAIDFGTTWVGKEKLRMNKYLSNSLGFVLASTINFFLNRMFTFQNNNPEILIQFFKFAMVAVVGLGLNNLFVFLFTDKVKLNFYVAKIGAVGIVLFWNFGANNFFTFS, encoded by the coding sequence ATGCCTGAACAAGCCTTTATTGAGCGATTTCTCCGCTTTTGCATTATCGGATTTATCGGTTTCGCCATTGATTTTGGAACTACCTGGGTAGGTAAGGAGAAACTTAGAATGAACAAGTATCTCTCTAATTCTCTTGGATTTGTGCTTGCATCTACGATCAATTTTTTTTTGAATCGAATGTTTACTTTCCAAAATAACAATCCTGAAATTCTTATTCAGTTTTTCAAATTTGCCATGGTAGCCGTGGTTGGTTTGGGGCTCAATAATTTATTTGTTTTCCTGTTTACCGATAAAGTTAAACTTAATTTTTATGTGGCTAAAATTGGGGCAGTAGGTATTGTGTTGTTTTGGAATTTCGGTGCCAACAACTTCTTTACCTTTTCCTGA